The Mauremys reevesii isolate NIE-2019 linkage group 13, ASM1616193v1, whole genome shotgun sequence genome contains a region encoding:
- the LOC120381134 gene encoding olfactory receptor 14C36-like translates to MSNRTTLTEFLLVGFSDIRELQILHFVVFLVIYLVGLMGNLLIITAIALDHHLHTPMYFFLMNLSIIDLGSISVTIPKSMINSLMNTRLISYPGCVAQVFLFAVFIAADLALLTIMAYDRYVAICQPLHYERVMNRRACVQMAASAWITGIVYSAMHTGNTFKLPFCQSNVINQFFCEIPQLLKITCSDSYLSEVALIAFSFFLGLNCFVFIIVSYVHIFKAVLRIRSEQGRRKAFSTCLPHVTVVSLLLCTSFFEYMKPTSSSASNMDLMMGVLYSLVPPIMNPIIYSMRNKEIKAALKKLIVWR, encoded by the coding sequence atgtccaaccgAACCACCCTGACCGAGTTCCTTCTCGTGGGATTCTCTGACattcgggagctgcagattttgcactttgtgGTATTTCTAGTGATTTACCTGGTAGGCCTGAtggggaatcttctcatcatcaCAGCCATAGCCCTTGATCAccatcttcacacccccatgtacttcttcctgatgaatcTGTCCATTATAGACCTCGGCtccatctctgtcaccatccccaaatccatgATCAATTCCCTCATGAACACCAGGTTGATTTCTTATCCTGGATGTGTCGCCCAAGTCTTTCTTTTCGCAGTCTTCATTGCAGCTGATCTTGCCTTACTCACCATCATGGCATACGACCGATATGttgccatctgccaaccactgcactatgagagagtgatgaacaggagagcttgtgtccaaatggcagccagtgcctggattaCTGGTATTGTCTACTCTGCAATGCACACCGGGAACACCTTCAAGTTACCCTTCTGCCAGTCCAATGTCATcaaccagttcttctgtgaaatcccccagctACTCAAGATCACCTGCTCTGACTCGTACCTCAGTGAAGTTGCACTTATTGCCTTTAGTTTTTTTTTAGGtttaaactgttttgtttttattattgtgTCTTATGTTCACATCTTCAAAGCAGTGCTGAGAATCcgctctgagcagggccggcgtaaagccttctccacctgccttccTCACGTCACTGTGGTCTCTTTGTTACTTTGCACTAGCTTCTTTGAGTACAtgaaacccacctccagctcagcATCAAATATGGATCTCATGATGGGTGTTCTGTATTCCCTGGTGCCTCCAATAATGAATCCaatcatctacagcatgaggaacaaaGAGATCAAAGCTGCATTAAAGAAACTGATTGTGTGGAGGTAA